One region of Chitinophaga varians genomic DNA includes:
- the murQ gene encoding N-acetylmuramic acid 6-phosphate etherase, with the protein MAFVKVTEQTSNYRHLEKMSLTELLTNINNEDRSVPVAVEKSIPQIEKLVAAIADKMLAGGRLFYIGAGTSGRLGIVDASECPPTFGVPQGLVIGLIAGGDAAIRKAVEFAEDDREQGWKDLQEFNITDKDVVVGIAASGTTPYVIGALDKCRSNGIITGSISCNPDTPVSAAADFPVEVVVGPEFVTGSTRMKSGTAQKLVLNMISTAVMIQLGRVEDNKMVNMQLSNEKLVDRGVKMLMEKLSITDYEQAQQLLLKAGSVKKAVDDFAKA; encoded by the coding sequence ATGGCATTTGTAAAAGTAACTGAACAGACTTCAAATTATCGTCACCTCGAAAAGATGAGCCTGACGGAATTATTGACCAACATCAATAACGAAGACCGGTCAGTTCCCGTGGCCGTGGAAAAATCCATCCCACAGATTGAAAAGCTCGTGGCAGCTATTGCAGACAAGATGCTGGCGGGGGGACGTTTGTTTTATATCGGCGCCGGCACCAGCGGCCGCCTGGGCATTGTGGACGCTTCTGAATGTCCGCCTACGTTCGGTGTGCCACAAGGACTGGTAATTGGCCTGATCGCCGGTGGCGACGCAGCCATCCGCAAAGCCGTGGAATTTGCCGAAGATGACCGCGAACAAGGCTGGAAAGATCTGCAGGAATTTAATATCACCGATAAAGATGTAGTAGTAGGCATCGCTGCCAGCGGTACTACGCCCTATGTGATCGGCGCGCTCGATAAATGCCGCAGCAACGGTATTATTACCGGCAGCATCAGCTGCAACCCTGATACGCCCGTATCTGCAGCAGCTGATTTTCCCGTGGAAGTAGTAGTGGGACCGGAATTCGTGACCGGCAGCACCCGCATGAAAAGCGGTACCGCACAGAAACTGGTGCTGAATATGATCTCTACGGCAGTGATGATCCAGCTGGGCAGGGTAGAAGATAACAAAATGGTAAACATGCAGCTGAGCAATGAGAAATTAGTGGACAGAGGCGTGAAAATGCTGATGGAAAAACTGTCCATCACAGATTATGAACAAGCGCAGCAGCTGCTGCTGAAGGCCGGCAGCGTTAAAAAAGCGGTGGACGATTTTGCCAAAGCCTGA
- a CDS encoding succinate dehydrogenase cytochrome b subunit: MKWSQFFNTSIGKKLLVGATGLFLCSFVIVHLAGNFQLLYNDEGKAFNAYAQFMGHNSLIQFIAWGLKVVIIIHALIALKLTFSNRAARPVKYAINPGNQTSSWFSRQMAIMGSILLIFIVIHLANFWGKFHYAEMPTRTYPGIEEPLKDLYALSYETFQNVWLVILYVIGMIGLSFHLIHGFKSAFQTFGLNHKKYNGLINFVGVWIFGILIPVGFALIPIVIYLKK; encoded by the coding sequence ATGAAGTGGTCACAGTTTTTTAATACATCTATCGGTAAGAAGTTATTGGTAGGTGCTACCGGTTTGTTTCTTTGCAGTTTTGTTATTGTGCATCTGGCAGGTAACTTTCAGCTGCTGTACAACGACGAAGGCAAGGCATTTAACGCGTATGCCCAGTTCATGGGACATAACAGCCTGATTCAGTTCATTGCCTGGGGCCTTAAAGTAGTGATCATTATTCACGCCCTGATCGCACTGAAGCTCACATTTTCCAACAGGGCTGCCCGTCCGGTGAAGTACGCTATCAACCCGGGCAACCAGACATCTTCCTGGTTCAGCCGTCAGATGGCGATCATGGGAAGCATCCTCCTTATCTTTATTGTGATTCACCTGGCTAACTTCTGGGGCAAATTCCACTATGCTGAAATGCCTACCCGCACTTATCCCGGTATCGAAGAACCACTGAAAGACCTCTATGCGCTGAGCTATGAAACTTTCCAGAACGTATGGCTGGTAATCCTCTATGTGATCGGCATGATCGGCCTCTCTTTCCACCTGATCCACGGTTTTAAGAGCGCCTTCCAGACTTTCGGTCTGAACCACAAAAAATACAACGGTTTGATCAACTTTGTAGGTGTATGGATCTTCGGTATCCTGATCCCTGTTGGCTTTGCCCTGATCCCGATTGTTATCTATTTAAAAAAATAA
- a CDS encoding fumarate reductase/succinate dehydrogenase flavoprotein subunit, giving the protein MLNAKIPAGPLNTKWEDYKGHCKLVNPANKRSLEVIVIGTGLAGASAAASLGELGYKVKAFCFQDSPRRAHSIAAQGGINAAKNYQNDGDSVYRLFYDTVKGGDYRAREANVHRLAEVSGNIIDQCVAQGVPFAREYGGLLSNRSFGGTQVQRTFYAAGQTGQQLLLGAYSALERQVALGNVKMYSRHEMLEIVKIDGKARGIIARDLITGELERHFGHAVLICSGGYGNVFYLSTNAMGSNVTAAWKATKNGAYFANPCFTQIHPTCIPVSGDHQSKLTLMSESLRNDGRIWVPKKQNDNRKASDIPEEERDYYLERRYPAFGNLVPRDVASRAAKERCDAGYGVGTSKQAVYLDFAAAIERYGNIEAGKRQLSNLSKAEIIKLGKEVVAEKYGNLFDMYAKITGENPYEQPMRIYPAVHYTMGGLWVDYELQTTVPGLYSLGEANFSDHGANRLGASALMQGLADGYFVIPYTLGNYLADEIRTKAIPTDHPAFVEAENKVKETISRLMGIKGSKSVDHFHKKLGKIMWDKCGMARNEQGLKEAIEEIKALRAEFWKDVRVPGAEKEFNPELEKAGRVADFLELGELMCIDALQRRESCGGHFREESQTPDGEAQRDDANFSYVAAWEYKGPGQFELHKEELKFEEVIPSQRSYK; this is encoded by the coding sequence ATGTTGAACGCAAAAATTCCAGCCGGCCCGTTAAATACTAAATGGGAAGACTATAAAGGACATTGTAAACTGGTAAACCCTGCCAACAAGCGCAGCCTCGAAGTGATCGTGATTGGTACTGGTTTGGCCGGCGCTTCAGCAGCGGCTTCATTAGGTGAGTTGGGGTATAAGGTTAAAGCATTCTGCTTTCAGGATAGTCCGCGTCGCGCGCACAGTATTGCTGCCCAGGGTGGTATCAATGCTGCAAAAAACTACCAGAACGACGGTGACTCCGTTTACCGCCTGTTCTATGATACAGTAAAAGGTGGCGACTACCGCGCCCGCGAAGCCAATGTGCATCGCCTGGCAGAGGTAAGCGGCAATATTATAGATCAATGCGTGGCCCAGGGTGTTCCCTTTGCCCGTGAATACGGTGGACTGCTGAGCAACCGCTCTTTCGGTGGCACACAGGTACAACGTACTTTCTACGCTGCCGGTCAAACCGGTCAGCAGCTCCTGCTGGGCGCTTACTCCGCCCTGGAGCGCCAGGTGGCACTGGGTAACGTGAAAATGTATTCCCGCCACGAAATGCTGGAAATCGTAAAGATCGACGGCAAAGCACGCGGTATCATCGCCCGTGACCTGATCACCGGTGAACTGGAGCGTCATTTCGGTCATGCGGTACTGATCTGCAGCGGCGGTTATGGTAACGTGTTTTACCTGTCCACCAACGCAATGGGCTCTAACGTAACTGCAGCCTGGAAAGCCACCAAAAACGGTGCTTACTTCGCCAATCCCTGCTTTACACAGATCCACCCTACCTGTATCCCCGTATCCGGCGATCACCAGTCCAAACTGACCCTCATGTCAGAATCACTACGTAACGACGGCCGTATCTGGGTACCCAAAAAACAAAACGATAACCGCAAAGCCAGCGATATTCCGGAAGAGGAAAGAGACTACTACCTGGAAAGAAGATATCCTGCCTTCGGTAACCTCGTTCCCCGCGACGTGGCCTCCCGCGCTGCAAAGGAAAGATGTGATGCCGGTTATGGCGTAGGTACTTCCAAACAGGCCGTATACCTCGATTTCGCCGCTGCCATCGAACGTTATGGCAACATCGAAGCCGGTAAACGCCAGCTCTCCAATCTCTCTAAAGCAGAGATCATCAAACTGGGTAAAGAAGTAGTAGCAGAAAAATATGGTAACCTGTTCGATATGTACGCCAAAATCACCGGCGAAAACCCATACGAACAACCCATGCGTATCTATCCTGCCGTACACTATACCATGGGCGGCCTGTGGGTAGACTACGAACTGCAAACCACCGTTCCCGGCCTGTACTCCCTCGGTGAAGCCAACTTCTCCGACCACGGTGCCAACCGCCTCGGCGCTTCTGCACTGATGCAGGGCCTGGCAGATGGTTACTTCGTGATCCCTTACACCCTTGGTAACTACCTGGCAGACGAAATCCGCACCAAAGCTATCCCGACAGACCACCCGGCCTTCGTGGAAGCTGAAAACAAGGTGAAAGAAACCATCTCCAGACTGATGGGCATCAAAGGGTCCAAGTCTGTAGACCACTTCCATAAAAAACTCGGTAAGATCATGTGGGACAAGTGCGGCATGGCACGTAACGAACAAGGTCTGAAAGAAGCCATCGAAGAAATCAAAGCCCTGCGCGCTGAATTCTGGAAAGATGTGCGCGTACCGGGTGCTGAAAAAGAATTCAACCCTGAACTGGAGAAAGCCGGCCGTGTAGCCGATTTCCTGGAACTGGGCGAACTGATGTGCATCGACGCACTGCAACGCCGCGAATCCTGCGGTGGCCACTTCCGTGAAGAATCACAGACACCGGACGGCGAAGCACAACGTGACGATGCTAACTTCAGCTACGTGGCTGCCTGGGAATACAAAGGCCCCGGTCAGTTCGAACTGCACAAGGAAGAACTGAAATTTGAAGAGGTAATTCCTTCTCAACGTAGCTATAAATAA
- a CDS encoding succinate dehydrogenase/fumarate reductase iron-sulfur subunit: MEHYNMNLTLKVWKQQNKNAQGGFETYVVKDISSEMSFLEMFDVLNEQLINEGKEPIAFDHDCREGICGMCSMHINGRAHGPWAGTTTCQLHMRAFKDGDTITVEPWRAGAFPVLKDLTVDRSAFDRIIEAGGYVSVNTGNAQDANCLPVDKHKADLAFAAAACIGCGACVAACKNSSAMLFVSAKVSQLALLPQGDPERQTRALNMVAQMDKEGFGSCTNTGACEAECPKEISLTNIARLNREFIGAGFGSEK; encoded by the coding sequence ATGGAACATTATAACATGAACCTCACCTTAAAGGTGTGGAAACAACAAAACAAAAATGCTCAGGGTGGATTTGAAACATATGTTGTAAAAGATATTTCTTCCGAAATGTCTTTCCTGGAGATGTTTGACGTGCTGAACGAGCAACTGATCAACGAAGGAAAAGAACCGATCGCATTTGACCACGACTGCCGCGAAGGTATCTGTGGTATGTGCTCTATGCACATCAATGGCCGTGCGCACGGTCCTTGGGCTGGTACCACTACCTGCCAGCTGCATATGCGCGCTTTCAAAGACGGTGATACCATCACCGTTGAACCCTGGAGAGCTGGTGCTTTCCCGGTACTGAAAGACCTCACCGTAGACAGATCAGCATTTGACCGTATCATCGAAGCAGGTGGTTACGTCTCTGTAAACACCGGCAACGCACAGGACGCTAACTGCCTCCCGGTTGATAAACACAAAGCTGACCTGGCTTTTGCTGCGGCAGCCTGTATCGGTTGCGGCGCTTGCGTGGCTGCATGTAAAAACTCTTCTGCCATGCTGTTCGTGTCTGCTAAAGTTTCCCAACTGGCCCTGCTGCCACAAGGCGATCCTGAACGTCAGACCCGCGCACTCAACATGGTGGCTCAAATGGACAAGGAAGGTTTCGGTAGCTGCACCAACACCGGCGCCTGCGAAGCAGAATGTCCGAAAGAGATCTCCCTCACCAATATCGCCCGTCTCAACAGGGAGTTCATTGGCGCAGGCTTTGGCTCTGAGAAATAA
- a CDS encoding phytase, producing the protein MKYGKIVAVAGIVAGFTACNNKQHKPIPAPAADAVKPVVVTPVTQYDSDDPAIWINKADSSKSLIIGTDKNTDGALYVYNLDGQIVKKIAGLKRPNNVDVAYGLLLNNQPVDIAVTTERETNKLRIYRLPEMEPVDNGGLEVFTGEKERGPMGISLYTRPTDKAIFAIVSRKSGPAQGYLWQYQLTDNGKGQVTGTVVRKFGTYSGKKEIESVAVDNELGYVYYSDEQTGVRRYHADPAKGDQELALFGSGEFKADNEGISIYKTGDSTGFILVSDQDANSFNVYRREDVKPALLAKIPVSAINSDGSDVVNVNLGPKYPQGLFVVMSTDKTFHYYDWRDIAARIK; encoded by the coding sequence ATGAAATATGGAAAAATAGTAGCAGTAGCCGGCATTGTTGCCGGCTTTACTGCCTGCAACAATAAACAGCATAAGCCTATACCGGCGCCGGCCGCCGATGCAGTGAAGCCGGTGGTGGTCACCCCTGTCACACAATACGACAGCGATGATCCGGCTATCTGGATCAACAAGGCCGATAGTAGCAAAAGCCTGATCATCGGCACAGATAAAAACACAGACGGGGCTTTATATGTATATAACCTGGATGGGCAGATCGTGAAAAAGATAGCCGGCCTGAAACGCCCGAACAACGTGGATGTTGCGTATGGCCTGCTGCTGAACAATCAGCCAGTGGACATTGCCGTGACGACAGAAAGAGAGACCAACAAGCTGCGCATTTACCGCCTGCCGGAGATGGAGCCTGTCGACAATGGCGGCCTGGAGGTATTTACCGGCGAAAAAGAACGCGGCCCTATGGGCATCAGCCTGTACACACGGCCTACAGACAAAGCCATCTTTGCTATCGTCAGCCGTAAATCCGGCCCCGCACAGGGTTACCTGTGGCAGTACCAGTTGACCGACAACGGCAAAGGGCAAGTAACGGGAACGGTTGTACGTAAATTTGGCACCTACAGCGGCAAAAAAGAAATTGAAAGCGTGGCAGTAGACAATGAGCTGGGGTACGTGTATTATTCAGATGAACAGACTGGTGTACGCCGGTATCATGCAGATCCCGCGAAGGGCGATCAGGAGCTGGCGTTATTTGGCAGCGGTGAGTTCAAAGCTGACAATGAAGGCATCAGTATTTACAAAACCGGCGACAGCACCGGTTTCATTCTTGTATCCGACCAGGATGCCAACAGTTTCAATGTTTACCGCAGGGAAGACGTGAAACCAGCGTTACTGGCGAAGATACCTGTATCTGCTATCAACAGCGACGGGTCTGATGTTGTGAATGTGAACCTTGGCCCGAAATATCCACAGGGCCTTTTTGTGGTGATGAGCACGGACAAGACCTTCCATTATTATGACTGGCGTGATATCGCCGCGAGGATTAAATAA
- a CDS encoding TonB-dependent receptor domain-containing protein, which produces MKIFLPLLIFIMSGFGAIAQTTTGVKGTVTDKQTGQPLTGAAVKLKNEHYSATGTTGLDGSFVFRNVPAGDYEIKVKDLGHHEVEKKIHCEGQVSNLNIEMESKDVALKTLTVTGKGDKGSEKSALKTVQKADMVLNAVSAAAIQVSPDITIANVMQRISGVSLERSNNGDGQYAIIRGMDKRYQYTLINGIKIPSPDNKNRYVPLDIFPADLVDRLEVYKAITPNMEGDAIGGATNMVMKDAPKHFMLNANAAIGYAQTLFDNDFTRFDRSGSAKTSPRISNGNNYEANINDFTNNPLHLNTGKAPVASVFGISAGGRSKNGKLGAIAGISYQNTYRSNNSLYLQTEVDKNDNTPAFTSAKNRTYSIQQQRTGMHAKVDYEFNDDHQISLYAAYMNLGQNLFRFSSDTSLELGRTVPGSGRVSNNYRSERSVQQISNFTLQGDHKLARHLHMNWSAVYSKATANVPNRTELNVNTGVTPQKDNTLKQEAVLLDALQGVTHEWARNSDEDKSGYLNFVYTPKIANIKTEISVGGMYRNKQRHSYYDEYTLRPDSTTQAFNNDIDAHKLTLFNRVGAPDDALNYDFTENVAAYYGQVKFQIGRLQTLAGVRVEHTNASWESAVPSSVEGKTGTVKYIDVLPGIHFKYMPDSKQNVRLSYYSAISRPGFYEMIPHRGGDPDVDYPEVGNPYLKRATSDNFDLRYEYFPKALDQLLAGVFYKRIKDPIESALVQNGRSINLMSGNFGTATNYGFELEAAKYIRKFGVRLNYTYTNSSITSNKMQWYREDNGNITQKTISQERPLQGQSKHIGNLSVLYKDAHSGLDAQLAMVYTGERIDIVSQFYNNDIWQKGFVQLDFSAEKRIWKKLYAYAKVGNLLNTPYELFIKSPNTEKSAAGVPEQTVGKNVFVRKNTYGQTYLLGLRFKL; this is translated from the coding sequence ATGAAGATATTTTTACCATTACTCATCTTTATCATGTCGGGCTTTGGTGCTATCGCACAAACAACCACCGGCGTGAAAGGAACTGTAACCGACAAACAAACCGGTCAGCCGCTGACAGGCGCAGCGGTGAAGCTGAAAAACGAACATTACTCGGCCACCGGTACCACCGGCCTGGACGGTAGTTTCGTTTTCCGCAATGTACCGGCAGGTGATTATGAAATCAAGGTAAAAGACCTCGGACATCATGAAGTGGAAAAGAAAATCCACTGCGAAGGACAGGTGAGCAACCTGAACATCGAAATGGAATCTAAAGACGTAGCCTTGAAAACCCTCACCGTTACCGGCAAAGGCGACAAAGGCAGCGAAAAAAGCGCGCTGAAGACCGTGCAAAAAGCAGACATGGTGCTCAACGCCGTATCTGCCGCCGCTATCCAGGTATCACCTGACATTACCATCGCCAACGTAATGCAACGTATTTCCGGCGTATCGCTGGAGCGCAGCAACAACGGCGACGGACAGTACGCGATCATCCGCGGTATGGACAAAAGATACCAGTACACCCTGATCAACGGTATCAAAATCCCCAGCCCTGACAACAAGAACAGGTATGTTCCGCTCGACATCTTCCCGGCAGACCTGGTAGACCGCCTCGAAGTATATAAAGCCATTACCCCCAATATGGAAGGCGATGCCATCGGCGGCGCCACCAACATGGTGATGAAAGACGCCCCCAAACACTTTATGCTGAATGCCAACGCCGCTATCGGTTACGCACAAACGCTGTTTGACAATGACTTCACCCGTTTCGACAGAAGCGGCTCTGCCAAAACATCTCCGCGTATCAGTAACGGCAATAACTACGAAGCCAACATCAACGATTTTACCAACAACCCGCTGCACCTGAATACCGGCAAAGCCCCGGTAGCCAGCGTATTCGGCATCAGCGCGGGCGGCCGCAGCAAAAACGGCAAACTGGGCGCCATCGCAGGTATCAGCTATCAAAATACCTATCGTTCCAACAATTCCCTGTACCTACAGACAGAAGTAGACAAAAACGATAACACCCCCGCTTTTACCTCCGCCAAAAACAGGACCTATTCCATCCAGCAACAACGGACAGGCATGCACGCCAAAGTGGATTATGAGTTCAACGATGATCATCAGATATCCTTATACGCAGCATATATGAACCTGGGCCAGAACCTCTTCCGTTTCAGCTCCGACACCAGCCTCGAACTGGGCCGCACCGTACCGGGTTCCGGCAGGGTAAGCAACAACTACCGCAGCGAACGCAGCGTGCAACAGATCAGCAACTTTACCTTACAGGGCGACCATAAACTGGCCCGTCACCTGCATATGAACTGGTCTGCCGTTTATTCCAAAGCCACCGCCAACGTACCTAACCGCACCGAACTGAATGTGAACACCGGCGTAACCCCGCAGAAAGACAATACCCTGAAACAGGAGGCTGTACTGCTGGACGCGTTGCAAGGCGTTACCCACGAATGGGCCCGTAACTCGGACGAAGACAAAAGCGGTTACCTCAATTTTGTGTACACGCCCAAAATTGCCAATATAAAAACAGAGATCTCTGTAGGGGGTATGTACCGCAACAAACAACGCCATAGTTACTATGACGAATACACGCTGCGCCCTGACTCCACCACACAGGCTTTCAACAACGACATTGACGCGCACAAACTCACACTGTTCAACAGAGTAGGTGCGCCCGACGACGCCCTGAACTATGATTTTACAGAAAACGTGGCCGCCTATTACGGACAGGTGAAGTTCCAGATCGGCCGCCTGCAAACCCTCGCCGGCGTTAGGGTAGAACATACCAATGCCTCCTGGGAATCTGCTGTGCCATCTTCCGTGGAAGGTAAAACCGGTACTGTTAAATACATAGATGTGTTACCCGGCATCCACTTCAAATACATGCCGGACAGCAAACAAAACGTCCGCCTCTCCTACTATTCCGCTATCAGCCGTCCTGGTTTCTATGAGATGATCCCTCACCGCGGTGGCGACCCTGACGTGGATTATCCCGAAGTAGGCAACCCTTACCTGAAAAGAGCCACCTCCGATAACTTCGACCTGCGCTATGAATACTTCCCCAAAGCGTTGGACCAGCTGCTGGCCGGTGTATTCTACAAACGCATCAAAGACCCGATTGAATCTGCACTGGTACAAAACGGCCGCAGCATCAACCTCATGAGCGGTAACTTCGGTACCGCCACCAACTACGGTTTTGAGCTGGAAGCCGCCAAGTACATCCGCAAATTCGGTGTCCGCCTGAACTATACCTATACCAACTCTTCCATCACCAGCAACAAAATGCAGTGGTACCGTGAAGACAACGGTAACATCACGCAGAAAACCATTAGCCAGGAACGCCCGCTGCAGGGACAATCCAAACATATCGGCAACCTCTCCGTGCTGTACAAAGACGCGCATTCCGGCCTCGACGCACAACTGGCCATGGTATATACCGGCGAACGCATCGACATCGTATCCCAGTTTTACAACAACGATATCTGGCAGAAAGGCTTTGTGCAACTGGATTTCTCTGCCGAAAAAAGGATCTGGAAGAAACTGTATGCCTACGCCAAAGTGGGCAACCTGCTGAACACGCCTTACGAGCTGTTCATCAAGAGCCCTAACACAGAAAAATCTGCCGCCGGCGTACCGGAGCAGACCGTGGGTAAAAATGTATTTGTCCGCAAAAACACTTACGGCCAGACTTACCTGCTAGGCCTCCGTTTCAAACTCTAA
- a CDS encoding Gfo/Idh/MocA family protein, with translation MSDQSRRKFIKHIGSTAALLGIGQLAALGKENEPVTILQPEKPFSANDKIRVACVGMGIMGFGDVDTAIKVPGVEFVAAADLYTGHLDRVKEVYGPQIFTTRDYRELLHRKDIDAIIVATPDHWHDTISIAAMEAGKAVYCEKPMVQQIEEGHKVIATQQRTKAVFQVGSQRVSSIAMAEARKRYQAGEIGQLNVVEARMDRHSALGAWQYSIPTDASPATVDFDTFLKDTAKVPFDAKRFFRWRNYQAYGTGIPGDLFVHLISGLHFITGSLGPTSIYASGNLVQWKDGRDVPDVVVAIFDYPETKEHPAFQMTLRVNFADGSGGGEYTRLIGTEGVMEMGWNDFKIKKHKLPEAPGYGGWDTFRTFTEKQQAEYVKDYNARYGANSGKPVETSSNYAAPAGYDDRLDHFKNFFESMRTGKAVVEDATFGLRAAGPALVTNQSYFSKKQLRWDPVKMKVLA, from the coding sequence ATGTCAGATCAATCCCGTAGGAAGTTTATCAAACATATCGGCAGCACTGCGGCGCTGCTGGGCATCGGCCAGCTGGCGGCCCTGGGAAAGGAAAATGAACCGGTGACCATCCTGCAGCCGGAGAAACCATTTTCCGCCAATGATAAAATCCGTGTTGCCTGTGTAGGCATGGGCATCATGGGCTTCGGTGATGTGGACACCGCCATCAAAGTGCCCGGCGTGGAATTCGTGGCGGCGGCCGACCTCTATACCGGCCACCTGGACCGGGTAAAGGAGGTATATGGCCCGCAGATATTCACCACCCGCGACTACCGCGAACTCTTACACCGGAAAGACATTGACGCTATCATCGTGGCTACGCCGGACCACTGGCATGATACGATCTCCATCGCCGCAATGGAAGCCGGGAAAGCCGTGTATTGCGAGAAACCCATGGTACAGCAGATAGAAGAAGGACATAAAGTGATTGCCACCCAGCAGCGCACCAAAGCGGTGTTCCAGGTAGGCAGCCAGCGGGTGAGCAGTATAGCTATGGCGGAGGCGCGTAAACGTTACCAGGCCGGCGAAATTGGTCAGCTGAACGTGGTGGAGGCCCGGATGGACCGCCACAGCGCACTCGGCGCCTGGCAGTATTCCATTCCTACTGATGCTTCCCCTGCTACAGTGGATTTTGATACCTTCCTGAAGGATACCGCTAAAGTGCCTTTTGATGCAAAACGTTTCTTCCGCTGGCGCAACTACCAGGCATATGGCACCGGCATCCCCGGTGATCTGTTTGTGCATCTGATCTCCGGCCTGCACTTCATCACCGGCTCACTCGGTCCCACCAGCATCTATGCCAGCGGCAACCTGGTGCAATGGAAAGACGGCCGCGACGTGCCCGATGTGGTAGTGGCCATCTTCGATTACCCTGAAACAAAAGAACATCCCGCATTCCAGATGACGCTCCGTGTGAACTTCGCTGACGGTAGCGGCGGCGGTGAGTACACTCGCCTCATCGGCACAGAAGGCGTGATGGAAATGGGATGGAACGACTTCAAAATCAAAAAACATAAATTGCCCGAAGCGCCCGGCTACGGCGGATGGGACACCTTCCGCACTTTCACCGAAAAACAACAGGCCGAATATGTGAAAGATTACAACGCCCGCTACGGCGCCAACAGCGGCAAGCCGGTGGAGACTTCCAGCAATTACGCAGCACCCGCAGGTTATGACGACCGGCTGGACCACTTCAAAAATTTCTTTGAATCCATGCGTACAGGCAAGGCCGTAGTAGAGGATGCCACCTTCGGCCTCCGGGCCGCAGGCCCGGCACTGGTCACCAACCAGAGCTACTTCAGCAAAAAACAGCTCCGCTGGGACCCTGTAAAAATGAAAGTGCTGGCTTAA